CGGGGCTGGACACCGTCGGCGTGCTCGGCACGGCGCCGGTGATGGAGGGCGAGTTCTACGCCGACCGGTTCGCCGACCACGGCGTCGACGTGCTCGTGCCGGACGCGGACGACCGCGCGCTGGTCGACGAGGTGATCTTCGAGGAGTTGACCAGAGGCGAGATCCGCGACCGCTCCCGCGACGCCTACCTCCGCGTGATCGACGAGTTGGCCGCCGCGGGCGCCGAGGGGGTCGTGCTCGGCTGTACCGAGATCGAACTGCTGGTCGACCCGGCCGACACCGACGTGCCGCTGTTCGACACGACCGCCCTCCACGTCGAGCGCGGCGTCGAGGTGGCGCTGTCGGGCGTGGACGCGGCGGTCGACGCCTGAACCCCGCGATCCGTCGGCGCCGGGGGCCGGCCGACGGCGGGTGAAAGGGTTTACACCCAGTCCGTCGACGTTCGATCGTGAACGACGTCTACCTCGTCGGCGCCGGCCAGTCCGACTACGGCGCCTTCCCCGGGAAATCGTACCGCTCGCTGTTCGCGACGGCGTTCGAGGACGCTCTCGACTCCGTGGACGGCGACCTCGACCGCGCCGACGTCGACGAGGCGTTCCTCGCGACGCTCGGCGTCGGCGGGCGCCAACTCGGGTTGAGCGGCCCGGCAGTAACCGAACACGTCGGGCTAGCCGGCACGCCCTGCACCCGCGTCGAGAACGCCTGTGCCGCCGGCGGGAGCGCGATCCGGTCGGCCGTCGCGGCGATCAGAGGGGGGATGGCCGACGTCGCGCTCGCGGGCGGCGTCGAGGTGATGACCGACACGAGCGGCGACCGCACCCGCTACTGGCTCGGCGTCTCCGGCGAGACGGAGTGGGAGCGGATGGCCGGCACCACCTTCGCCGGCGTGTACGCCCAGATGGCCGACGCCCACGTCGGCGAGTACGGCACCACCCGCGAACAGCTCTCCGCGGTCGCCGTGAAGAACCACGCGAACGGCGCGGACAACCCCCACGCACACCTCGGCTTCGAGTGCTCGCTCGAACAGGCGGTCGGGGCCGCCCCCGTCGCCGACCCGCTGAACCTGTACGACTGCTGTCCCACCTCCGACGGCGCGGCGGCCGTCCTCCTGGCGAGCGCCGACGTCGCCGAGGACCTCACCGACTCGCCGGTCCGGGTCACGGGGAGCGGACAGGCGAGCGGGCGCGTCGGGCTGTTCCAGCGCCCTTCGCTCACGTCGATCCCGGCGACGGAGGCCGCCGCGCGGGAGGCGTACGACGACGCCGGCGTCGGCGTCGACGACGTCGACTTCGCGGAGGTCCACGACTGCTTCTCCATCGCCGAACTGATCGCCTACGAGGATCTGGGCTTCTGCGAGCCGGGCGAGTCGGGCGCGTACGTCGAGTCGGGCGCCACCGGGCCGGACGGCGACCGCCCGGTGAACCTCTCGGGCGGGCTGAAGTCGAAGGGGCACCCGATCGGCGCGACGGGCGTCGGACAGGCGGTGGAGGTGTTCGAGCAACTGCGCGGGGAGGCGGGCGACCGACAGGTGGACGGACTGGAACGCGGACTGACGCACAACGTCGGCGGCTCCGGCGGTGCCGTCGCCGTCCACGTGTACGAGGAGGGGTGGGCGTGACCGTCCTGCTCGGGGTCAGCGCGTACGTCCCACGCTCCCGGATCGCGGCGTCGACGATCGCGGAGGCGTGGGACGGCTTCCGCGCCCGCGGGGTCGAGGAGAAGCGCGTCGCCGGCGCCGACGAGGACACCGTGACGATGGCGGTCGCGGCCGCACAGCGGGCGATCGCGGACGCGGACGTCGACCGGGCGGCGATCGGCACGCTCGCGCTCGGGACGACGACGCCGCCGGTCGACGAGGGCGACGTGGGCGTCACCGTCTCCGAGATCCTCGGACTGGAGGCTAGCGTCGACGTCCGGACGGCCACGCAGTCGACCCGCGCCGGAACGCGAGCGCTGCGGACGGCCGTCGAGTCGACGGGTACGGCGGTTGCGGTCGCCAGCGACGCCCCGCTCGGCGCGCCCGACGACGCCGTCGACCACGCGGCCGGCGCGGGGGCGGTCGCGGTCGTCGCCGGCGACGGCGAGGTCCCGACCGACTCGGTCGAGGGCGACCGCCCGACCGTGACCGGGACGGCCACCTACGGCCGGGAGTACCCCGGGACGCGGTTCCGACGGCGCGGCGCGGAGACGGTCGAGACGTACGGGGCCGCCGCCTACGAGCGGGAGGCGTACACGTCGACGCTCGCGGGGGCGTACGCCGCGCTGTCGGACCCGCCGACCGACGTGGCGCCGACGGCGCCCGACGGGAGCCTCCCCGGCCGGGCCGGTCGCGCGATCGACGGAGCGACGGTTCACCACCTCGCCGACGAGTTGGGCGACACGGGCGCGGCAAGCCCCCTGTTCGGCCTGCTCGCCGCGTGGGAGGCGGGGGCCGACAGCGTCGCCGTGCTCGGCTACGGCGACGGCGCCGGCGTCGACGCGGTCGCCATCGAGGGGACGCGGTCGGTCGAGTGGCGTCGCCCCGCGAGCGACCTCACGTACGCCGAGTACCTCCGGACGCGCGGCCACGTGCTGCCCTCGGGGGGTGACCGCTGATGGGGGCGTACCTCTCGCTGCCGACGTGGTGGCGGAGCCTGGACTCCCGTTACCGGCTGGTCATCGGTGAGTGTTCGGCCTGCGGCGGCTACACGTTCCCCGCCGAGGGCGCGTGCGTCGAGTGCGACGCGGTCGACACGCTGGAGCCGGTCGAGCCGGCCGGGACGGGCGAGATCGTCGCCCACACGGTGATCGAGGGCGGCGCACCGCCGGAGTTCTCCCGCCTGCTGGACGCAGCGGGGGCGATCGGCGTCGCGATCGTCGAACTCGACGAGGGTGCGCGCGTCCCCGGGATGCTCACCGACTGTGACCCGCACGCGCCCGAGCGCGGCGACACGGTCGAGCGCGTCGTCAGACGGATCTACGAACAGGAGGGCGTCGTCCGCTACGGCACGAAGTTCCGGCCGGTCGAGTAGTCGCAACCGGACGCCTCGACCCTCGAACCGCCGGAGTTCGAACGAACTAGGAGTCGCGCGACCGCCGACCCGTCCGAGCCGACAGGAATAACACCGAGTGGTACAACCGCTAGGTCAGCCGTGGAACGAACGCTATCGACGTATCTGGTGACGCAGGCGGATCGGACAGCGGGGCGGGGGACGGTCGCCGTCGTGCGCGAGGCGATCGCGGGCGGCGTCGACGCCGTCCAACTCCGCGAGAAACACGCGAGCGCGAGCGACCGCTACGAGCTGGGTCGACGCCTGCGGGAGCTGACGGCCGACGCCGGCGTCCCGTTGATCGTCAACGACCGGATCGACCTCGCGGCGGCGCTCGACGCCGACGGCGTCCACCTCGGCGACGACGACCTGCCGGTCGGCGTCGCACGCGACCGACTCGGCGCGGACGCGATCGTCGGCCGGTCGGTGTCGACTGTGGCGGCCGCACGGGAGGCGGAGGCGGCCGGCGCCGACTACCTCGGCGTCGGCGCCGTGTTCGCGACCGGGACGAAGGACACCCGCGCGTCCGCCTCGGAGATCGGTGTCGACACGGTCGCGGCCGTCGCCGACGCGGTGTCGGTGCCGACCGTCGCCATCGGCGGCATCGAGCCGGGGAACGCGGGTCGCGTCGTCGCGGCGGGCGCCGACGGCGTGGCCGTGGTGACCGCCGTCACGGAAGCGGCCGACCCCGCCGCGGCGACGCGGGAACTGCGTGCCGCCGTCGAGGCGCAACGGGAGGCGGTGTCGGGATGACCGACGACCGCGCGCCGTCGGCCGGCGGACACGAGGCGGTCGCGCCGGACGCGGCCGGCGGGGACCCGCTCGATCCGGCGGATCTCGACCTCGGCGCCGCCCGGACGGCGGTGCGGGAGGCGACGCCGCTCGTGAACGCGCTCACCAACGAGGTCACCGTGAACGACGTGGCGAACGTGACGCTCCACTGGGGCGGACTCCCCGTGATGTCCGACGACCGGCGCGAGGTCGCCGACATGGTCGCCGGCGCGCAGGGACTCCTGCTCAACATGGGGACCGTGAGCGAGGCGGGCGAGGAGACGATGGTGACCGCCGGGGACGCCGCCGCCGACCACGGCGTGCCCGTCGTCGTCGATCCGGTCGGCGCGGGGGCGACGCCGACGCGGTCGCGCGTCGCGCAGCGCCTCGTGACCGATCTCGACCCGGCGATCGTCAGCGGCAACTACGGCGAGATCACGGCGCTCGTCGGCGACGACGCGGAGGTACGCGGCGTCGAGTCCGTCGGCGACTACGCCGACATCGCCGAGACGGCCGTCGCGTGTGCCCGCGACACCGGCGCGGTCGTCGTCGCCAGCGGCGAGACGGACGTGGTCGCGACGGCCGAGCGCGCCTTCGAGGTGCGCTCGGGCGACCCGATGCTGGGCCGCGTCGTCGGCACCGGCTGTATGCTGGGCGTCACGCTCGCCACGTTCGCGGCCGCCGTCGACGATCCGCTGGCGGCGTCGCTCGCGGGGACGCTCGCGTACGGGCTGGCGGGCGAGGCGGCCGCCGAGGGCGAGTTCGGGGAGTACCACGGTCCCGCGAGCTACCTCACGGCGTTCCTCGACGCCGTCGCCGGCCACGAGCCGACCGCCGACCCCGCCACCCGGATCCGTGAGGTGGTCGAGTGACCGACGTCGTCGTCACCGGCGGCACCGGCGGCATCGGCCGGGCGGTCGTCGAGCGGTACGCCGAGGCGGACGTGGTCTGTTCGTACCACAGCGACGCCGCTCGCGCCGAGGAACTGGTCGACGCGACCGACTCCCCGGACGCCCGCACCGTCGCGCTCGAACTCGACGTGACCGACACGGAGTCCGTCGACCGGTTCGCCGAGGAGGCCGTCGCCGTCCTCGACGGCGTCGACGCCGTGGTCCACACGGTCGGCGTCGTCGACCCGGCGCTTCTGGCCGACGCGACCGACGAGCAGTTCGCGGGCGTCGTCGACACGAACCTCGTCGGCTCCGCCCGCGTCGCCCGGGCGTTCCTGCCCGCGCTGCGGGAGTCCGCCGGGTCGCTGGTCGTGCTGTCGAGCGTCGGCGGCACCGCCGGCACGGTCGACACGAGCTACGCGGCGAGCAAGGCCGGACTCCACGGCTTCGTCCGGGCGCTCGCGCGCGAGGTCGGTCCCGACGGCGTCCGGGTGAACGCGCTCGCGCCCGGCCCGGTCGACACGTCGATGAACGACGACGTCGTGGCGTATCTGGAGTCGACCGACTTCCGCGGGCACGAGGGGATCGACACGCACCTCCCCGAGTACAGCTGTTCGCCCGCCGACGTCGCCCGGTCGGTGGCGTACTTGGTCGACAGCGAGTTCACCCACGGGGAGGTCCACAGCGTCAACGGGGGGATGCACTTCCGATGACGGGCGTCGACCCGGACCCCGAGGAACCGCCGTACGCGCTGACGATCGCCTCCAGCGACTCGGGCGGCGGCGCGGGTATCCGGCAGACCTGAAGACGATGACCCGGTTCGGCGTGTACGGCGGCTCGGTCGTCGTCGCGACCACCGCCCAGAACACGGCCGGCGTCCGCTCGACACACGTCCTCCCCGCCGAGGCGATCCGGGCGCAGTACGAGGCCGTCGTCGACGACGCGGTGCCGGGGGCGGTCAAGACGGGGATGCTCGCGACGACCGAGGGGGTCCGGACCGTCCACGACTGCCTGCGGTCGTTCGACGGTCCCGTCGTGGTCGACCCGGTCACCGTCGCCACCAGCGGCGACCGCCTGCTGGAAGCGGCGGCGATCGACGCCTACCGCGACCTCGTCGCCGAGGCGACGCTCGTGACGCCCAACGCCGACGAGACGGCCGAACTCGTCGGCGAGCGACCCGACTCCCCGTCGGCCCGCCGGCGGGCTGCCGACCGGTTCTTCGAGTGGGGCGCCGACGCGGTGTTGTTCAAAGGGGGCCACGTCGCCGCGGAGCCGGACACCGTGACCGACGTGCTCGCGGTCGACGACGGGAGCGAGCCGACGGCGTTCGCCGCCGACCGCGTCGACACCCGCGCGACGCACGGCTCCGGCTGTACCCTGTCGAGCGCGATCGCCGCCGGACTCGCGAGGGGCGATCCCCTCGCCGTCGCCGTCGAACGGGGGATCGAGTTCGTCCACGCGGCGATCGCCCGGCCCGCCGCGGTGGGGACCCACGGGAGCGTGAACCACCTCGTCGAGCGACCGGGCGACGGCGGTCGACGGTGAGTCGTCCGGGGAGCGTCGTGTCGCCGCCACGGGGCCGGTTCAGGCGGTCTCGACGCCGGCGAACTCCACGCGGGTGCCGCCGCGGTCCCCCTCCGTGAGGGTCACGTCCCAGTCGTGGCTGTCGGCGATCCGTTTCACGATGGAGAGGCCGAACCCCGTCCCGTCGCTGGCGGTCGAGACGCCGGCGTCGAACACCGTCTCGCGCAGGTCGGCCGCGATCCCGGGACCGTCGTCGGCGACGAAGAACCCCCCCGGACAGTCGCCGACGACCACGGAGACGTCGGCCGGCCCGTGGTCGATCCCGTTGCGGAACAGGTTCTCGAACAGCTGTTTGAGACCCCCCTCGTCGGCGCGGATCCGCGCGTCGGTCTCGACCGACAGCGTCGCCCCGCCCGTCTCGACGGTGCGCCAGCAGTCGCGGGCGACGTCGTCGAGCGACACCGGTGTCGGCTCGACCGTCGCCGTCCCCTCGTGGGCGAACGCGAGGAGGTCGGAGATCAGCTCCAGACAGCGGTCCAGCGCGACCTCGACGTCGTCGAGGTGTTCGTTGTCGCACTCCTCTCTCGCGAGTTCGAGCCGGCCGGTCGCGACGTTCAGCGGGTTGCGGAGGTCGTGGGAGAGGACGTCGCCGAACTCCTCGAGCCGTTCGTTCTGGCGCCGGAGTTCCCGTCGCCGGTTCCGCCGTTCCGTGACGTTCTGGGAGACGGCGAGACCCGTCTCCGTCGGCGTCCCGTCTTCGCCGACCGGGACGACGCGCACCCGGTAGTGGTGCCCGGCGAACGACTGCTCGAACGCGCGCGGCTCGCCGGCGAGCGCGTCGCGGTAGGCGTCCTCCAACTCCGTCGCGATCGCCGGCGGGAACAGGTCCGAGGGCCGCTTCCCCTCGAAGTCGGCGGACGTGAGACCGACGGACGCCAGTCCCTCTCCCCCCGCGAGCGTGTAGCGGAGGTCGCTGTCGAACATGAACACGCCGCCGTTCGGGAAGTTCTCGACGAGGGTGCGGTGCTGTTCGCGGCTGCGCTGGAGTTGCGTCTCCCGGCGTGTCCGCTCGGTCACGTCGTAGCCGACGCCCACGACTGCGGTCTCGGCTCGACTGCTCCCGACCGGCTCGTAGACGACGTCGAACACCGACCCCTCGAGGTCGTAGCGCCCGCGAGCCGGCTCCCCGTCCAAGGCGCGGGCGACGTCCTCGCGGATCGCCGGGACGTCGGCGTACACCTCGTCGACCTCGCGGCCGACGACCTCGCCGGGATCGAAGCCGAGCGCCGCCAGTCCCTTCCCCTCCGAGAGGGTGAACGTCCCGCTGTCGTCGATGCCG
The sequence above is a segment of the Halobaculum lipolyticum genome. Coding sequences within it:
- a CDS encoding SDR family NAD(P)-dependent oxidoreductase; this encodes MTDVVVTGGTGGIGRAVVERYAEADVVCSYHSDAARAEELVDATDSPDARTVALELDVTDTESVDRFAEEAVAVLDGVDAVVHTVGVVDPALLADATDEQFAGVVDTNLVGSARVARAFLPALRESAGSLVVLSSVGGTAGTVDTSYAASKAGLHGFVRALAREVGPDGVRVNALAPGPVDTSMNDDVVAYLESTDFRGHEGIDTHLPEYSCSPADVARSVAYLVDSEFTHGEVHSVNGGMHFR
- the thiM gene encoding hydroxyethylthiazole kinase, which translates into the protein MTDDRAPSAGGHEAVAPDAAGGDPLDPADLDLGAARTAVREATPLVNALTNEVTVNDVANVTLHWGGLPVMSDDRREVADMVAGAQGLLLNMGTVSEAGEETMVTAGDAAADHGVPVVVDPVGAGATPTRSRVAQRLVTDLDPAIVSGNYGEITALVGDDAEVRGVESVGDYADIAETAVACARDTGAVVVASGETDVVATAERAFEVRSGDPMLGRVVGTGCMLGVTLATFAAAVDDPLAASLAGTLAYGLAGEAAAEGEFGEYHGPASYLTAFLDAVAGHEPTADPATRIREVVE
- a CDS encoding thiolase domain-containing protein: MNDVYLVGAGQSDYGAFPGKSYRSLFATAFEDALDSVDGDLDRADVDEAFLATLGVGGRQLGLSGPAVTEHVGLAGTPCTRVENACAAGGSAIRSAVAAIRGGMADVALAGGVEVMTDTSGDRTRYWLGVSGETEWERMAGTTFAGVYAQMADAHVGEYGTTREQLSAVAVKNHANGADNPHAHLGFECSLEQAVGAAPVADPLNLYDCCPTSDGAAAVLLASADVAEDLTDSPVRVTGSGQASGRVGLFQRPSLTSIPATEAAAREAYDDAGVGVDDVDFAEVHDCFSIAELIAYEDLGFCEPGESGAYVESGATGPDGDRPVNLSGGLKSKGHPIGATGVGQAVEVFEQLRGEAGDRQVDGLERGLTHNVGGSGGAVAVHVYEEGWA
- a CDS encoding Zn-ribbon domain-containing OB-fold protein yields the protein MGAYLSLPTWWRSLDSRYRLVIGECSACGGYTFPAEGACVECDAVDTLEPVEPAGTGEIVAHTVIEGGAPPEFSRLLDAAGAIGVAIVELDEGARVPGMLTDCDPHAPERGDTVERVVRRIYEQEGVVRYGTKFRPVE
- the thiE gene encoding thiamine phosphate synthase, which codes for MERTLSTYLVTQADRTAGRGTVAVVREAIAGGVDAVQLREKHASASDRYELGRRLRELTADAGVPLIVNDRIDLAAALDADGVHLGDDDLPVGVARDRLGADAIVGRSVSTVAAAREAEAAGADYLGVGAVFATGTKDTRASASEIGVDTVAAVADAVSVPTVAIGGIEPGNAGRVVAAGADGVAVVTAVTEAADPAAATRELRAAVEAQREAVSG
- a CDS encoding hybrid sensor histidine kinase/response regulator; this encodes MSADRAPIRVLHVDDDPDLRALAAEMLALESGRVETVGATDAAEALAALDPGTVDCVVSDYELVDTDGVELLRRVRERDASLPFVLFTGKGSEEVASEAISAGVTDYLQKGGGRETYAILANRIENAVEAHRASTRAEDRQRRLEQVVETVPGCVVQLDREGRFVLANDRAEEVLGLTESALSTRTYDDPEWRIRDLDGDPIPDEELPFRRVLDTGEPVEGVRHAIDWPDGTRKVLRVNGAPLFDGAGEVASVVFSLTDVTERLRDRRELEAMHDRLETLVSNLPVVLFGIDDSGTFTLSEGKGLAALGFDPGEVVGREVDEVYADVPAIREDVARALDGEPARGRYDLEGSVFDVVYEPVGSSRAETAVVGVGYDVTERTRRETQLQRSREQHRTLVENFPNGGVFMFDSDLRYTLAGGEGLASVGLTSADFEGKRPSDLFPPAIATELEDAYRDALAGEPRAFEQSFAGHHYRVRVVPVGEDGTPTETGLAVSQNVTERRNRRRELRRQNERLEEFGDVLSHDLRNPLNVATGRLELAREECDNEHLDDVEVALDRCLELISDLLAFAHEGTATVEPTPVSLDDVARDCWRTVETGGATLSVETDARIRADEGGLKQLFENLFRNGIDHGPADVSVVVGDCPGGFFVADDGPGIAADLRETVFDAGVSTASDGTGFGLSIVKRIADSHDWDVTLTEGDRGGTRVEFAGVETA
- a CDS encoding aspartate/glutamate racemase family protein, with translation MSSQSTVEYYRGLDAGVNDARGGHHAADLAIRSVDFGRIEAFIREERWTAAGEFLAAAAGDLEAAGADVVLMATNTMHRVAPAIEAALSVPFVHIVDPTAAAVREAGLDTVGVLGTAPVMEGEFYADRFADHGVDVLVPDADDRALVDEVIFEELTRGEIRDRSRDAYLRVIDELAAAGAEGVVLGCTEIELLVDPADTDVPLFDTTALHVERGVEVALSGVDAAVDA